From a region of the Triticum aestivum cultivar Chinese Spring chromosome 7D, IWGSC CS RefSeq v2.1, whole genome shotgun sequence genome:
- the LOC123166859 gene encoding probable aquaporin PIP2-7 — protein MPSPILPAKEVEEVVTANEEVTDIIVQRVPYWDPPTVRALDTSELTTWSLYRALIGEFTASLILLYVSIATVIGYRNQSSAADERCTGVGYLGVAWSFGATVSVLVYSTSGVSGGHINPAVTFALFIAGKVTLVRSVLYVAAQCLGAVVGVGIVKGIMKHPYDDFGGGANAVAGGYSLRAALGAEIFGTFVLAYTVFSATDPKRTARDAFVPLVAALPIGLAVFVVHLATIPITGTGINPARSLGAAVLYNQHKTWKQHWIFWVGPFTGAALAAFYHKIVLRDEAVVKESLEKLGSLKRSGSTA, from the exons ATGCCGTCGCCGATCCTGCCGgccaaggaggtggaggaggtggtcACCGCCAACGAAGAGGTGACAGACATCATCGTCCAGAGGGTGCCGTACTGGGACCCTCCGACGGTCCGGGCGCTGGACACGAGCGAGCTGACCACCTGGTCCCTCTACCGCGCCCTCATCGGCGAGTTCACCGCCTCCCTCATCCTCCTCTACGTGAGCATCGCCACCGTCATCGGGTACCGGAACCAGTCCTCCGCCGCCGACGAGCGGTGCACCGGCGTCGGCTACCTCGGCGTCGCCTGGTCCTTCGGCGCCACCGTCTCCGTCCTCGTCTACTCCACCAGCGGCGTCTCAG GTGGGCACATAAACCCGGCAGTGACGTTCGCGCTGTTCATCGCCGGGAAGGTGACGCTGGTGCGCTCGGTGCTGTACGTGGCGGCGCAGTGCCTCGGCGCCGTCGTCGGCGTGGGCATCGTGAAGGGGATCATGAAGCACCCCTACGACGACTTCGGCGGCGGCGCCAACGCGGTGGCCGGGGGGTACTCGCTCCGGGCGGCCCTCGGCGCGGAGATCTTCGGCACCTTCGTCCTCGCCTACACCGTCTTCTCCGCCACCGACCCCAAGCGCACCGCCCGCGACGCCTTCGTCCCC ctggtggcggctctcccaatcggtTTGGCGGTGTTCGTGGTGCACCTGGCGACCATCCCGATCACCGGCACGGGCATCAACCCGGCGAGGAGCCTGGGCGCCGCCGTGCTGTACAACCAGCACAAAACCTGGAAGCAACAC TGGATCTTCTGGGTCGGGCCCTTCACCGGCGCGGCCCTGGCGGCGTTCTACCACAAGATCGTGCTGCGCGACGAGGCTGTGGTGAAGGAGTCGCTAGAAAAGCTGGGCTCGCTCAAGAGGAGCGGCTCGACCGCTTGA